The following are encoded in a window of Brevibacillus sp. DP1.3A genomic DNA:
- the bioF gene encoding 8-amino-7-oxononanoate synthase, with protein sequence MNKRYTWLEEEYDSLRKQSLAREWSTVESASDRAGTWIQVEGKPLLNLSSNNYLGLAHDQRIVEAGKKAAEEWGAGGTASRLVHGNYALYNELEQQLAAWKEREGALVFANGYQANTGVIAALAGRGDAVFSDRLNHASIVDGIVLSRAEHFRYRHNDMEHLEFLLKKHQDVRRKWIVTDSIFSMDGDKAPLLELVQLRDRYDAMLMVDEAHAGGVRGEEGQGLCHELGIAGQVDVLMGTFSKAFGVYGAYVCADEIIIRYLMTKARSLVYSTALPPAVIGSNLAALSLVQTESWRRRAVKQNALVFRQLLRSRGFTVDEEDTPIIPLTLGENEWTLQFSKRLRQRGIAAVAIRPPTVPAGTARIRFTVMAAHTREELEWACEQVSEIRDELHKGGTVT encoded by the coding sequence ATGAATAAACGCTACACATGGCTGGAAGAAGAATACGATTCGTTGCGGAAACAATCGCTGGCAAGAGAATGGAGCACCGTAGAGTCAGCTAGTGATCGCGCAGGCACCTGGATTCAAGTCGAAGGGAAACCATTATTAAACCTGTCATCGAACAACTATTTGGGCTTGGCTCATGATCAACGAATCGTGGAAGCTGGCAAGAAGGCGGCAGAGGAGTGGGGGGCAGGAGGAACTGCCTCTCGTCTCGTCCATGGCAACTACGCGTTATATAACGAGCTGGAACAACAATTGGCGGCGTGGAAAGAGAGAGAAGGGGCGCTTGTCTTTGCAAACGGCTATCAGGCAAATACGGGGGTAATTGCAGCACTTGCCGGAAGAGGCGACGCTGTTTTTAGTGATCGGTTGAATCACGCCAGTATCGTCGATGGGATCGTGCTCAGTCGGGCGGAGCATTTTCGGTACAGACATAACGACATGGAGCATCTGGAATTTTTGCTGAAAAAGCACCAGGATGTAAGACGGAAGTGGATCGTCACGGACAGCATATTCTCCATGGACGGTGATAAGGCTCCCCTACTTGAATTAGTACAACTGCGAGATCGTTACGATGCCATGCTGATGGTTGACGAAGCCCATGCGGGAGGAGTGCGTGGTGAAGAAGGGCAGGGCTTGTGCCACGAACTGGGCATCGCCGGACAAGTCGATGTTTTGATGGGGACCTTTAGCAAGGCATTTGGTGTTTATGGGGCTTACGTATGTGCAGATGAGATCATCATTCGTTATTTGATGACAAAAGCGCGCTCGCTAGTGTATTCAACAGCCCTGCCCCCTGCTGTGATTGGCTCGAATCTGGCGGCATTGTCTTTGGTGCAAACAGAGTCTTGGCGAAGAAGAGCGGTGAAGCAGAATGCGCTCGTGTTTCGCCAATTGCTTCGCTCACGCGGGTTTACCGTAGACGAAGAAGATACGCCAATCATCCCGCTCACGTTAGGAGAGAATGAATGGACTTTGCAGTTTAGCAAAAGACTTCGGCAGCGCGGGATTGCGGCAGTGGCGATTCGACCGCCTACCGTGCCAGCAGGAACCGCGCGTATCCGTTTTACGGTGATGGCTGCCCATACGCGCGAAGAGCTGGAGTGGGCTTGTGAGCAAGTGAGCGAAATCAGAGACGAGCTTCACAAAGGAGGAACGGTAACGTGA
- a CDS encoding alpha/beta fold hydrolase: protein MRKVMLWLTGWGMPECSWEAVRSQFPSYRHIIPTYSDVTDSLQFYERVEEEIRSLSTQELIVVGWSLGGMLAIRLAAQYPVSGLVLIGTTARFTSEQHGWHPVVLQRMKRQLSVARERVMDAFVEQMLTPGERQQIGLHVGVDSQMWSTAALIAGLTYLEEEDCRPFLSSLTSPTLVIHGTEDAICSLAAGEELASSLAGANFVQIPDCGHAPHVFVPEVVGDSLKRMVEQLAEESNQQPI from the coding sequence GTGAGAAAAGTGATGCTGTGGCTAACCGGATGGGGAATGCCGGAATGCAGCTGGGAAGCTGTTCGCTCACAATTTCCTTCCTATCGGCACATCATTCCTACTTATTCGGACGTCACTGACTCCTTGCAATTTTACGAGAGAGTAGAAGAGGAAATCCGCTCTCTGTCAACGCAGGAGCTGATTGTAGTGGGGTGGTCTTTGGGAGGGATGCTCGCAATACGCCTCGCTGCCCAGTACCCGGTCTCAGGACTTGTTTTGATCGGCACCACAGCACGCTTTACCAGCGAACAGCATGGGTGGCATCCCGTTGTTTTACAAAGGATGAAAAGGCAGCTTTCCGTAGCACGCGAGCGGGTCATGGACGCATTTGTTGAACAGATGCTAACACCAGGGGAGCGTCAGCAAATAGGCTTGCACGTGGGGGTGGATAGCCAGATGTGGAGTACGGCAGCGTTGATTGCGGGCTTGACCTATTTAGAAGAAGAGGATTGCCGCCCGTTCCTGTCGTCCCTGACTTCTCCCACTCTCGTCATTCACGGAACGGAAGATGCTATCTGTTCACTCGCAGCCGGAGAAGAACTGGCGAGTAGCCTTGCAGGTGCCAATTTCGTGCAAATTCCTGACTGTGGTCATGCCCCGCATGTATTTGTTCCGGAGGTTGTAGGAGATTCGCTAAAGAGGATGGTGGAGCAGCTTGCAGAAGAGAGCAATCAGCAGCCGATTTAG
- the bioC gene encoding malonyl-ACP O-methyltransferase BioC: MQKRAISSRFSEKAVSYEKYALVQKKMADHLSQMVTEIANENEVRNILEIGCGTGGLTRVIRSHFSDAHYEAVEIASGMLEQAKNNQEQHGLICSFFQADAEEWVWEQQAKSKDVVVSGACFQWFAKPAHTLKGLGRILKPGAPLVFSTFGPDTFWELHESFANAHAILGEKGVRHGLEFLSARDWHELLEQAGFTDIEVMRKYERLTYPGVRDFLHAVKAVGASASMEQVSGLGRRKLLAEMIRYYEQTYKRETGIPVTYEVIYVRAVSSR, from the coding sequence TTGCAGAAGAGAGCAATCAGCAGCCGATTTAGTGAGAAGGCTGTCTCATATGAAAAATATGCACTCGTACAAAAGAAGATGGCCGATCATTTGAGTCAAATGGTTACAGAAATAGCGAACGAGAACGAGGTGCGAAACATCCTAGAGATTGGCTGTGGGACAGGGGGATTAACCCGCGTCATTCGCAGCCATTTTTCTGATGCCCATTACGAAGCAGTTGAGATTGCGTCAGGTATGCTGGAGCAGGCGAAGAACAATCAGGAGCAGCACGGCCTGATTTGCTCATTTTTTCAAGCAGATGCCGAAGAATGGGTATGGGAACAACAGGCGAAGTCAAAGGATGTGGTGGTTTCAGGAGCGTGTTTTCAGTGGTTTGCCAAGCCAGCGCATACGCTAAAAGGATTGGGAAGAATCCTGAAGCCCGGAGCACCCTTGGTTTTTTCGACATTTGGCCCCGATACGTTTTGGGAGCTGCATGAATCGTTTGCGAATGCTCATGCGATTTTGGGGGAAAAGGGAGTACGCCATGGCTTGGAGTTTCTCTCTGCACGTGATTGGCACGAGCTATTGGAGCAAGCAGGGTTTACGGATATAGAGGTGATGAGGAAATATGAGCGGCTAACTTACCCGGGTGTACGGGATTTCTTGCATGCCGTGAAAGCAGTGGGCGCCAGTGCAAGTATGGAGCAAGTGAGCGGTCTGGGACGCAGAAAACTTCTTGCAGAAATGATTCGTTACTATGAGCAGACGTATAAAAGAGAAACGGGCATCCCTGTCACCTACGAAGTCATTTACGTTCGCGCGGTTTCATCGAGGTAG
- a CDS encoding AraC family transcriptional regulator, with translation MNVDDHIFLWNQASVRLHDVRHIVMRAGEQLRSYQLPASAFLFSVRGSGLIRLDGNVHAIKNCYMAHAGKGTYVDIEEIKGELEYYLILYKAHLPLPCRQELLRLLEKTQPFHIQYGFTPMHQANVFVAISRMQQAWNQNGNLDKLRAKALLYQLVCELMAQMQSQGIGVTVPNLVVQAVRYIEEHYAETFTLDDLSALLNCSSRSLQRTFKAQLAVGPIDYLIQVRIQKAQELLRQTNLGLKEVAESVGYTDSYYFSRIFKKYTGFSPTAYKVNPLTSEIRRQSPLLLSRYSIAGQKLWKYNDHIENENQSHLRTRDGGAVPMYKSTKAMLALNLMLSLTLLLGACSAGGTNSSNSGSTTTGATSQVATQSNTTQSSANQEVKKSETRTIKHMKGELTLDFKPVRIAVLDTQYADQMIALGELPVGSVITTGDGTKFPEYLMDKLKDVHVLGTKDEPNSEAVVAMEPDLIICTEFQDKIYDNLSKIAPTIMFNRNEDWRETLITFGKILEKEQEAEQIVKDYQEKTNKLKTELATKLKGESVALIRPRDNAIRLHTVEHRTAAILYSDLGLTPPKPAMDKSDTATMISLEVLPEVNADHLFVVTDKANQALTDEYKNSSIWKGLKAAKENKVYEVNTTVWIAYYGPIAINNIVDEIAEALL, from the coding sequence ATGAACGTGGATGATCATATTTTTCTATGGAATCAGGCAAGTGTACGATTACATGATGTACGGCATATCGTCATGCGAGCCGGAGAGCAGCTGCGATCCTATCAATTGCCGGCTAGTGCCTTTCTATTTTCGGTGAGAGGCAGTGGCCTGATTCGTCTTGACGGGAATGTGCATGCTATCAAGAATTGCTATATGGCCCATGCTGGCAAAGGTACATACGTGGATATCGAGGAAATAAAGGGTGAGCTGGAATACTATCTGATTTTGTACAAAGCTCATTTGCCGTTGCCTTGTCGGCAGGAACTGCTACGTTTACTGGAGAAAACACAACCGTTTCACATCCAATACGGCTTTACCCCCATGCATCAGGCAAATGTATTTGTAGCAATATCACGTATGCAGCAAGCGTGGAATCAGAATGGCAACCTGGACAAGCTGCGAGCCAAGGCCCTGCTATATCAACTCGTATGTGAGCTAATGGCACAGATGCAGTCGCAAGGAATCGGGGTAACGGTACCCAATTTGGTCGTTCAGGCCGTCAGGTATATCGAGGAGCATTACGCAGAGACTTTCACCCTCGATGATCTTTCCGCGCTCTTAAACTGCAGCTCCCGATCCCTGCAACGCACCTTTAAAGCCCAGCTAGCGGTCGGCCCTATCGACTATCTGATTCAGGTGCGCATTCAAAAAGCGCAGGAACTGCTGCGTCAAACGAATTTGGGACTAAAAGAGGTAGCGGAATCAGTAGGTTATACAGACAGCTATTATTTCAGTCGTATCTTTAAAAAATATACAGGCTTCTCCCCGACTGCGTATAAGGTAAATCCGCTGACATCGGAAATTCGTCGCCAAAGTCCATTACTCTTGTCGCGATATTCCATTGCTGGTCAAAAGCTGTGGAAATATAATGATCACATTGAAAATGAAAATCAAAGTCACCTACGAACAAGAGATGGGGGAGCCGTACCGATGTATAAGAGTACAAAAGCGATGCTGGCGCTGAATCTGATGCTTAGCCTTACCTTGCTGCTCGGAGCCTGCTCAGCTGGCGGAACGAATTCCAGTAATTCGGGGAGTACAACCACTGGCGCTACGAGTCAGGTAGCAACGCAGTCCAATACAACGCAATCTAGTGCGAATCAAGAAGTGAAGAAAAGCGAGACCCGTACAATCAAGCACATGAAAGGCGAGCTGACGCTTGATTTTAAACCAGTCAGAATCGCTGTGCTGGACACACAATATGCAGATCAAATGATTGCCTTGGGCGAACTGCCAGTAGGTAGTGTTATCACAACGGGGGACGGTACGAAGTTTCCAGAGTATCTCATGGACAAGCTAAAAGATGTTCACGTACTTGGAACGAAGGACGAGCCCAATTCAGAAGCAGTCGTGGCTATGGAGCCTGACTTGATCATATGCACGGAGTTTCAAGATAAAATCTATGATAATCTATCCAAAATCGCCCCAACCATCATGTTTAATCGAAACGAAGACTGGCGTGAAACACTGATTACCTTCGGAAAAATTCTCGAAAAAGAACAAGAAGCTGAGCAGATCGTAAAGGACTACCAAGAGAAAACGAATAAATTGAAAACAGAGCTCGCAACCAAACTCAAGGGTGAGTCTGTCGCACTTATTCGTCCTCGTGACAATGCCATTCGACTGCATACAGTTGAACATCGTACGGCTGCTATCTTGTATTCCGATTTGGGACTGACTCCTCCCAAGCCAGCGATGGATAAATCAGATACAGCTACGATGATTTCTCTGGAAGTGTTGCCAGAGGTAAATGCCGATCATTTATTTGTCGTAACGGACAAAGCGAATCAAGCATTAACGGACGAGTACAAGAACAGTTCCATTTGGAAAGGGCTAAAAGCAGCCAAGGAAAATAAGGTGTACGAGGTTAACACAACCGTGTGGATTGCCTATTACGGCCCGATTGCCATTAACAATATCGTCGATGAAATTGCAGAGGCACTTCTATAA
- a CDS encoding acetyl-CoA C-acetyltransferase — protein MSQREIVIASAVRTAIGSFQGTLAGVSATKLGGIVLEAALERAGVSKDAVDEVILGNVLSAGLGQNPARQASIHAGLAHEVPSLTINKVCGSGLKAVHLAVQSILAGEAEVVLAGGMENMSQAPYLMEGARSGYRMGDQKVVDSMIRDGLWCAFNDYHMGITAENLCSKYEIGREEQDEFSAWSQEKAQQALVSGRFQEEIVPVPIPQRKGDPVLFALDEFPRAGVTAEALGKLKPAFKKDGTVTAGNASGINDGAAALLIMTREKAEELGVKPLARIVANASAGVDPSIMGYGPVPATKRVLEKAGLSISDIDLIEANEAFAVQSLSVGKALGFDREKLNVNGGAIALGHPIGASGARILVTLVHELQKREGAKYGLATLCIGGGQGVSTIVEKI, from the coding sequence ATGAGTCAAAGAGAAATCGTCATTGCGAGTGCTGTGCGCACTGCTATAGGTAGCTTTCAAGGAACGCTTGCAGGTGTCAGCGCGACAAAGCTGGGCGGAATTGTACTGGAAGCAGCGCTAGAGCGTGCAGGTGTTTCCAAGGATGCGGTCGATGAAGTGATTTTGGGGAATGTACTGTCAGCAGGCTTGGGTCAAAACCCGGCGCGCCAGGCTTCTATTCACGCGGGCCTTGCTCATGAAGTCCCCTCCCTGACAATCAACAAGGTTTGTGGTTCAGGTCTAAAAGCCGTTCATTTGGCCGTTCAGTCAATCCTTGCAGGTGAGGCAGAAGTTGTCTTGGCTGGTGGGATGGAAAATATGAGCCAGGCACCATACTTAATGGAAGGTGCGCGTTCAGGCTACCGCATGGGAGATCAGAAAGTAGTAGACTCCATGATTCGCGACGGGCTGTGGTGTGCTTTCAACGACTACCACATGGGCATTACAGCGGAGAATCTTTGCAGTAAATACGAAATCGGACGCGAAGAGCAGGATGAATTTTCTGCGTGGAGCCAGGAAAAAGCTCAACAAGCGCTCGTTAGTGGTCGTTTTCAAGAAGAAATCGTGCCGGTTCCGATCCCGCAGCGAAAGGGTGATCCGGTTCTTTTTGCTCTAGACGAATTCCCGCGTGCTGGTGTGACAGCCGAAGCGCTAGGCAAGCTGAAGCCTGCATTTAAAAAGGATGGAACCGTGACAGCTGGGAATGCATCAGGCATCAACGATGGAGCCGCCGCTCTCTTGATTATGACACGCGAGAAGGCAGAAGAGCTGGGAGTGAAGCCTCTTGCCCGTATCGTAGCCAATGCGAGTGCAGGTGTTGATCCGAGCATCATGGGGTACGGTCCTGTTCCTGCGACCAAACGCGTACTGGAAAAAGCGGGTCTGTCGATTTCTGACATCGATTTGATCGAAGCAAACGAAGCTTTTGCCGTCCAATCACTGTCTGTTGGCAAAGCACTGGGCTTTGATCGCGAGAAGCTGAATGTCAACGGTGGAGCCATCGCTTTGGGACATCCAATCGGTGCGAGTGGCGCGAGAATTTTGGTCACGCTCGTGCATGAATTGCAAAAGCGTGAAGGGGCAAAATATGGGTTAGCGACTCTTTGCATTGGTGGGGGACAAGGCGTCTCCACAATTGTCGAGAAAATTTAA
- a CDS encoding AtpZ/AtpI family protein, giving the protein MVSVLGLDFAICVVAGFMIGRYADRLLATDPWFLLIGLITGIAVGVYTVYRLIRPYL; this is encoded by the coding sequence TTGGTCAGCGTACTTGGTCTTGACTTTGCCATTTGTGTGGTTGCCGGTTTTATGATCGGCAGATACGCGGATCGCCTACTAGCGACTGATCCTTGGTTCTTGCTCATTGGCCTGATTACAGGGATTGCGGTTGGTGTATACACTGTCTATCGACTCATTCGCCCGTATCTTTAG
- a CDS encoding ATP synthase subunit I — MEAFALAMRKTFRYSLWCMALFVILMVVLPEYKVFLQSLLLGTVAGIINTSVLASKVWVVGQMADDPNVRPKGTGTMLRFMIAGLAAYTTFIFPHIFTLSGVLLGLFLIQGISYLLVFRNSK; from the coding sequence ATGGAAGCGTTTGCTTTAGCGATGCGAAAGACTTTTCGCTATTCTTTATGGTGTATGGCATTGTTTGTGATACTGATGGTTGTGTTGCCTGAATACAAGGTATTCTTGCAGAGTTTGTTGCTTGGAACAGTGGCAGGAATCATTAATACCAGCGTTCTCGCAAGCAAGGTCTGGGTTGTTGGGCAAATGGCAGATGACCCTAATGTCAGACCAAAAGGAACGGGCACGATGCTTCGGTTCATGATTGCCGGGCTAGCAGCCTATACTACCTTTATTTTCCCTCATATCTTCACATTATCAGGGGTTCTACTTGGGTTGTTTTTGATCCAAGGGATCAGCTATCTACTCGTATTCCGCAATTCAAAATAG
- the atpB gene encoding F0F1 ATP synthase subunit A, with protein sequence MGHHYTLRFDLGGMVFDIATILMMVLTALLVFIFLFVMTRKLETGVPGAKQNAVEWIFDFVKNVTAGYMDHKKVMMMMTLGITLFLYIFIGNQLGVIANVTTVHKGEISESVMKMLTIAPTPEAEAKKRETVEHELADKGAHVIWWKSPTATPSVTFGLALVVLLYSHYLGIKKSPGGWFKHVFLNPIHILEEFIIKPLTLPLRLFGNLFAKEIMIAFLLSGGVLAAAPLFIWLGYSVFVGAIQAFIFLTLSMVYISQLVNDEH encoded by the coding sequence ATGGGTCATCATTATACGTTACGGTTTGATTTAGGCGGCATGGTATTTGACATCGCTACGATTCTCATGATGGTTCTTACCGCACTGCTTGTGTTTATCTTCCTGTTTGTAATGACACGAAAGCTGGAAACAGGAGTACCTGGTGCTAAGCAAAATGCAGTTGAGTGGATTTTTGACTTTGTCAAAAACGTTACTGCAGGATACATGGATCACAAGAAAGTCATGATGATGATGACGCTTGGTATTACGTTGTTTCTCTACATCTTCATTGGGAACCAGCTAGGTGTTATCGCCAACGTCACTACAGTGCACAAAGGTGAAATCAGCGAAAGTGTTATGAAGATGCTGACGATTGCTCCTACGCCAGAAGCCGAAGCGAAGAAGCGCGAAACCGTTGAGCACGAGCTGGCTGATAAAGGAGCTCATGTAATCTGGTGGAAGTCTCCAACTGCTACACCAAGCGTAACATTTGGTTTGGCATTGGTAGTGTTGCTCTACTCCCACTACCTCGGTATTAAGAAAAGTCCAGGTGGTTGGTTTAAGCACGTATTCCTCAACCCGATCCACATTCTTGAGGAGTTTATCATTAAACCGTTGACGCTTCCTCTGCGTTTGTTCGGTAACCTCTTTGCAAAAGAGATCATGATTGCCTTCCTGTTGAGTGGGGGAGTTTTGGCCGCGGCACCATTGTTTATCTGGCTCGGCTACTCCGTCTTCGTAGGTGCAATTCAGGCGTTCATTTTCTTGACTCTTTCTATGGTTTACATTTCACAACTTGTGAATGATGAACACTAA
- the atpE gene encoding F0F1 ATP synthase subunit C translates to MEVMGVAIAMGLIFGLAALGGAFGASNVISKTIEGVARQPEARGNLMGIMFLGMGLVEAIPIIAVAVGFILMGRLG, encoded by the coding sequence ATGGAAGTTATGGGTGTAGCTATTGCTATGGGTCTTATTTTCGGTTTGGCAGCACTTGGTGGTGCTTTTGGTGCAAGTAACGTAATCTCTAAAACAATTGAAGGTGTTGCTCGTCAACCTGAAGCTCGTGGTAACCTGATGGGTATCATGTTCCTCGGTATGGGTCTCGTAGAGGCGATTCCAATTATCGCTGTAGCTGTAGGCTTCATCTTGATGGGTCGTCTGGGCTAA
- the atpF gene encoding F0F1 ATP synthase subunit B, protein MVEFGAVSLEWGTLLLQVIIFILLLIVVSKYATGPIASVLEKRRAHVENELATAERNHKESEKLLAEQRRLLDEARAESKAIIDRAAKQASDEASKIVAEAQAASERMKADASAELAREVEKAKLELREQMTGLSVLLASKIIEKELDEAAQKSTVDKFLAQVGDRL, encoded by the coding sequence ATGGTTGAGTTTGGAGCCGTATCCCTGGAATGGGGCACATTACTACTCCAGGTGATTATTTTCATTTTGCTGTTGATCGTTGTTTCCAAATATGCAACAGGACCGATTGCGAGCGTGTTGGAAAAGCGCCGTGCTCATGTTGAGAACGAGCTCGCCACTGCGGAACGCAACCACAAGGAATCCGAAAAGCTTTTGGCTGAACAACGCCGTCTTTTGGATGAAGCTCGCGCTGAATCTAAAGCGATCATCGACCGTGCTGCAAAGCAAGCGTCTGATGAAGCAAGCAAAATCGTTGCTGAAGCACAAGCAGCTTCTGAGCGCATGAAAGCAGATGCAAGTGCTGAACTGGCTCGTGAAGTAGAAAAAGCAAAACTCGAACTGCGTGAGCAAATGACTGGTCTTTCCGTGCTCTTGGCTTCCAAGATCATTGAGAAAGAACTGGACGAAGCAGCTCAAAAGTCTACTGTTGACAAATTTCTCGCACAAGTGGGAGATCGCCTATGA
- a CDS encoding F0F1 ATP synthase subunit delta, whose translation MSSAVGKRYARALFEVASERSKIDQVEADLGAIVEAVEGNEDLKKIMLHPHIAADAKSQLADELFKSHVGEETFNFLNVLIENGREVDLVDIYRSFVQLANEARGFADAILTSAKPLSVEEQNELAEKFGQTLNKKLRMTAVVDPAILGGIIIKIGDRLYDGSLKTKLETFAQKA comes from the coding sequence ATGAGTAGCGCAGTAGGAAAACGTTATGCTCGCGCTCTCTTTGAAGTAGCGAGTGAGCGTAGCAAGATTGATCAGGTAGAAGCAGACCTGGGTGCGATCGTGGAAGCGGTTGAAGGCAATGAAGATCTGAAAAAGATCATGTTGCACCCGCACATCGCAGCAGATGCGAAAAGCCAGCTCGCTGACGAATTGTTCAAAAGCCATGTAGGGGAAGAAACCTTTAATTTCCTGAACGTCCTGATTGAGAACGGACGCGAAGTTGATTTGGTTGATATCTACCGTTCTTTTGTACAATTGGCGAACGAAGCTCGTGGATTCGCAGATGCAATTTTGACAAGTGCAAAGCCGCTTTCTGTTGAAGAGCAAAATGAGCTGGCTGAGAAGTTCGGTCAAACGCTGAACAAAAAGCTGCGTATGACAGCAGTTGTAGATCCAGCGATTCTCGGCGGCATTATTATCAAAATTGGCGACCGTCTGTACGATGGCAGTCTGAAAACGAAGTTGGAAACCTTTGCGCAAAAGGCGTAA